A stretch of Canis lupus baileyi chromosome 2, mCanLup2.hap1, whole genome shotgun sequence DNA encodes these proteins:
- the PACRGL gene encoding PACRG-like protein isoform X4 yields the protein MQKSECHGGVQLRNRKAANGDQRTSSSVHRTTVQQSSSSSSTSSPETARKLHPRPSDKLNPKTINPFGEQSRAPSAFAAIYSKGGIPCRLVHGSVKHRLQWECPPENLPFDPLLITLAEVHLDDEVFARGLNALVQLSVVVGPSLNDHLKHLLTSLSKRLRDKKFKEPITSALQQLEQHGGNGSLIIIKSKIPTYCSICC from the exons ATGCAGAAATCAGAGTGCCATGGAGGCGTACAGTTGAGAAACAGAAAGGCAG CTAACGGTGATCAAAGGACATCATCAAGTGTACATAGGACTACAGTTCAACAAAGCAGCTCCTCATCATCGACCAGTTCTCCAGAGACTGCAAGAAAGCTTCATCCTCGACCAAGTGATAAACTTAACCCTAAGACGATTAACCCG tttggtgAACAGTCACGAGCTCCTTCTGCATTTGCAGCCATTTACTCTAAAGGAGGTATTCCTTGCAG ATTGGTCCACGGTTCAGTGAAACACAGATTGCAGTGGGAATGTCCTCCCGAAAACCTTCCATTTGATCCTCTTCTTATTACTCTAGCTGAG GTCCACCTGGATGATGAAGTGTTTGCAAGAGGACTGAATGCTCTCGTGCAGCTTAGCGTCGTTGTCGGTCCTTCTCTAAATGACCATCTGAAACATCTGCTTACAAGT CTTTCCAAGAGACTAAGGGATAAGAAATTCAAAGAGCCAATCACCAGTGCATTACAGCAGCTGGAGCAGCATGGTGGAAAC GGCAGCCTTATCATCATCAAATCTAAAATTCCAACGTATTGCTCCATATGCTGTTGA
- the PACRGL gene encoding PACRG-like protein isoform X3: protein MQKSECHGGVQLRNRKAANGDQRTSSSVHRTTVQQSSSSSSTSSPETARKLHPRPSDKLNPKTINPFGEQSRAPSAFAAIYSKGGIPCRLVHGSVKHRLQWECPPENLPFDPLLITLAEGLRETRHPYTFVSKEGFRELLLVPGASEKAVPLLPRLIPVLKAALVHLDDEVFARGLNALVQLSVVVGPSLNDHLKHLLTSGSLIIIKSKIPTYCSICC, encoded by the exons ATGCAGAAATCAGAGTGCCATGGAGGCGTACAGTTGAGAAACAGAAAGGCAG CTAACGGTGATCAAAGGACATCATCAAGTGTACATAGGACTACAGTTCAACAAAGCAGCTCCTCATCATCGACCAGTTCTCCAGAGACTGCAAGAAAGCTTCATCCTCGACCAAGTGATAAACTTAACCCTAAGACGATTAACCCG tttggtgAACAGTCACGAGCTCCTTCTGCATTTGCAGCCATTTACTCTAAAGGAGGTATTCCTTGCAG ATTGGTCCACGGTTCAGTGAAACACAGATTGCAGTGGGAATGTCCTCCCGAAAACCTTCCATTTGATCCTCTTCTTATTACTCTAGCTGAG GGTTTGAGAGAGACTAGACACCCATACACCTTTGTGTCGAAGGAGGGTTTCAGAGAATTACTGTTGGTGCCAGGAGCTTCTGAGAAAGCTGTACCTTTGCTTCCGAGACTGATTCCTGTGCTAAAGGCAGCTCTG GTCCACCTGGATGATGAAGTGTTTGCAAGAGGACTGAATGCTCTCGTGCAGCTTAGCGTCGTTGTCGGTCCTTCTCTAAATGACCATCTGAAACATCTGCTTACAAGT GGCAGCCTTATCATCATCAAATCTAAAATTCCAACGTATTGCTCCATATGCTGTTGA
- the PACRGL gene encoding PACRG-like protein isoform X5: protein MQKSECHGGVQLRNRKAANGDQRTSSSVHRTTVQQSSSSSSTSSPETARKLHPRPSDKLNPKTINPFGEQSRAPSAFAAIYSKGGIPCRLVHGSVKHRLQWECPPENLPFDPLLITLAEVHLDDEVFARGLNALVQLSVVVGPSLNDHLKHLLTSGSLIIIKSKIPTYCSICC from the exons ATGCAGAAATCAGAGTGCCATGGAGGCGTACAGTTGAGAAACAGAAAGGCAG CTAACGGTGATCAAAGGACATCATCAAGTGTACATAGGACTACAGTTCAACAAAGCAGCTCCTCATCATCGACCAGTTCTCCAGAGACTGCAAGAAAGCTTCATCCTCGACCAAGTGATAAACTTAACCCTAAGACGATTAACCCG tttggtgAACAGTCACGAGCTCCTTCTGCATTTGCAGCCATTTACTCTAAAGGAGGTATTCCTTGCAG ATTGGTCCACGGTTCAGTGAAACACAGATTGCAGTGGGAATGTCCTCCCGAAAACCTTCCATTTGATCCTCTTCTTATTACTCTAGCTGAG GTCCACCTGGATGATGAAGTGTTTGCAAGAGGACTGAATGCTCTCGTGCAGCTTAGCGTCGTTGTCGGTCCTTCTCTAAATGACCATCTGAAACATCTGCTTACAAGT GGCAGCCTTATCATCATCAAATCTAAAATTCCAACGTATTGCTCCATATGCTGTTGA
- the PACRGL gene encoding PACRG-like protein isoform X2 yields MQKSECHGGVQLRNRKLTVIKGHHQVYIGLQFNKAAPHHRPVLQRLQESFILDQVINLTLRRLTRLVHGSVKHRLQWECPPENLPFDPLLITLAEGLRETRHPYTFVSKEGFRELLLVPGASEKAVPLLPRLIPVLKAALVHLDDEVFARGLNALVQLSVVVGPSLNDHLKHLLTSLSKRLRDKKFKEPITSALQQLEQHGGNGSLIIIKSKIPTYCSICC; encoded by the exons ATGCAGAAATCAGAGTGCCATGGAGGCGTACAGTTGAGAAACAGAAAG CTAACGGTGATCAAAGGACATCATCAAGTGTACATAGGACTACAGTTCAACAAAGCAGCTCCTCATCATCGACCAGTTCTCCAGAGACTGCAAGAAAGCTTCATCCTCGACCAAGTGATAAACTTAACCCTAAGACGATTAACCCG ATTGGTCCACGGTTCAGTGAAACACAGATTGCAGTGGGAATGTCCTCCCGAAAACCTTCCATTTGATCCTCTTCTTATTACTCTAGCTGAG GGTTTGAGAGAGACTAGACACCCATACACCTTTGTGTCGAAGGAGGGTTTCAGAGAATTACTGTTGGTGCCAGGAGCTTCTGAGAAAGCTGTACCTTTGCTTCCGAGACTGATTCCTGTGCTAAAGGCAGCTCTG GTCCACCTGGATGATGAAGTGTTTGCAAGAGGACTGAATGCTCTCGTGCAGCTTAGCGTCGTTGTCGGTCCTTCTCTAAATGACCATCTGAAACATCTGCTTACAAGT CTTTCCAAGAGACTAAGGGATAAGAAATTCAAAGAGCCAATCACCAGTGCATTACAGCAGCTGGAGCAGCATGGTGGAAAC GGCAGCCTTATCATCATCAAATCTAAAATTCCAACGTATTGCTCCATATGCTGTTGA
- the PACRGL gene encoding PACRG-like protein isoform X1, with the protein MQKSECHGGVQLRNRKAANGDQRTSSSVHRTTVQQSSSSSSTSSPETARKLHPRPSDKLNPKTINPFGEQSRAPSAFAAIYSKGGIPCRLVHGSVKHRLQWECPPENLPFDPLLITLAEGLRETRHPYTFVSKEGFRELLLVPGASEKAVPLLPRLIPVLKAALVHLDDEVFARGLNALVQLSVVVGPSLNDHLKHLLTSLSKRLRDKKFKEPITSALQQLEQHGGNGSLIIIKSKIPTYCSICC; encoded by the exons ATGCAGAAATCAGAGTGCCATGGAGGCGTACAGTTGAGAAACAGAAAGGCAG CTAACGGTGATCAAAGGACATCATCAAGTGTACATAGGACTACAGTTCAACAAAGCAGCTCCTCATCATCGACCAGTTCTCCAGAGACTGCAAGAAAGCTTCATCCTCGACCAAGTGATAAACTTAACCCTAAGACGATTAACCCG tttggtgAACAGTCACGAGCTCCTTCTGCATTTGCAGCCATTTACTCTAAAGGAGGTATTCCTTGCAG ATTGGTCCACGGTTCAGTGAAACACAGATTGCAGTGGGAATGTCCTCCCGAAAACCTTCCATTTGATCCTCTTCTTATTACTCTAGCTGAG GGTTTGAGAGAGACTAGACACCCATACACCTTTGTGTCGAAGGAGGGTTTCAGAGAATTACTGTTGGTGCCAGGAGCTTCTGAGAAAGCTGTACCTTTGCTTCCGAGACTGATTCCTGTGCTAAAGGCAGCTCTG GTCCACCTGGATGATGAAGTGTTTGCAAGAGGACTGAATGCTCTCGTGCAGCTTAGCGTCGTTGTCGGTCCTTCTCTAAATGACCATCTGAAACATCTGCTTACAAGT CTTTCCAAGAGACTAAGGGATAAGAAATTCAAAGAGCCAATCACCAGTGCATTACAGCAGCTGGAGCAGCATGGTGGAAAC GGCAGCCTTATCATCATCAAATCTAAAATTCCAACGTATTGCTCCATATGCTGTTGA